From the genome of Dickeya aquatica, one region includes:
- the lepB gene encoding signal peptidase I, whose protein sequence is MANMFALILALATLVTGLVWCLERFKWAPARRAKAAAGGAGEKNLKQPGWVETVASVFPVLALVFVVRSFIFEPFQIPSGSMMPTLLIGDFILVEKFAYGIKDPITQTTLIETGHPQRGDIVVFKYPENPRLDYIKRAVGLPGDRVSYDPIAKQVTIQPGCGDKPSCSSAVPVTYSNVEPSDFVQTFSGTGREMTSGFYPIPVGQKSEGIRMAIRKESLGEVTHNILSVPGAQDQLGLYYQQARQPLGSWVVPAGHYFMMGDNRDNSADSRYWGFVPERNLVGKATAIWMSFEKQEGEWPTGVRLSRIGGIH, encoded by the coding sequence GCGTGCTAAAGCCGCTGCTGGCGGTGCGGGTGAAAAGAACCTAAAACAGCCTGGCTGGGTTGAGACTGTCGCGTCCGTATTTCCGGTGCTGGCATTGGTGTTTGTGGTGCGTTCTTTTATTTTTGAACCGTTTCAGATTCCATCAGGTTCGATGATGCCGACATTGCTGATAGGCGACTTTATTCTGGTGGAAAAGTTTGCCTACGGTATTAAGGATCCAATAACGCAGACCACCTTGATTGAAACAGGTCATCCTCAGCGTGGCGATATTGTGGTGTTCAAATATCCCGAAAACCCGCGTCTTGATTACATTAAGCGTGCCGTTGGTTTGCCTGGGGATCGCGTCAGCTACGATCCGATAGCCAAACAGGTCACTATTCAGCCAGGCTGTGGGGATAAGCCGAGCTGTAGCAGCGCAGTGCCGGTTACCTACAGCAATGTGGAGCCGAGTGACTTTGTGCAGACATTCAGCGGTACCGGGCGTGAGATGACCAGCGGTTTTTACCCGATCCCGGTGGGTCAAAAAAGTGAAGGCATTCGTATGGCGATCCGTAAAGAATCGCTGGGCGAGGTGACACACAATATTCTCTCCGTGCCAGGTGCTCAGGATCAATTAGGACTCTATTATCAGCAGGCTCGTCAGCCGCTGGGGAGCTGGGTTGTCCCTGCGGGCCATTATTTTATGATGGGTGATAACCGTGACAACAGTGCAGACAGCCGCTATTGGGGGTTTGTGCCAGAGCGTAATCTGGTGGGTAAAGCGACGGCTATCTGGATGAGTTTTGAAAAACAGGAAGGCGAGTGGCCAACCGGTGTTCGTTTAAGCCGAATTGGCGGTATTCATTAA
- the rnc gene encoding ribonuclease III: MNPILINRLQKKLGYTFQQYDLLLQALTHRSASSKHNERLEFLGDSILSFVIANALYHRFPRVDEGDMSRMRATLVRGNTLAEIAREFELGECLRLGPGELKSGGFRRESILADTVEALIGGVFLDSNIQTVERMILQWYQTRLDEISPGDKQKDPKTRLQEFLQGRHLPLPTYLVVQVRGEAHDQEFTIHCQVSGVSEPVVGTGSSRRKAEQAAAEQALKKLELE; encoded by the coding sequence ATGAACCCCATCCTGATAAATCGTTTACAAAAAAAACTGGGCTATACTTTCCAACAATATGATCTTTTATTGCAGGCACTGACACACCGTAGCGCCAGTAGTAAACATAATGAACGGCTGGAGTTCCTTGGTGATTCCATCCTGAGTTTTGTCATAGCCAATGCGTTGTACCATCGTTTCCCCCGCGTTGATGAAGGCGATATGAGCCGGATGCGCGCGACCCTGGTGCGGGGAAATACACTGGCTGAAATTGCCCGTGAATTCGAACTGGGAGAATGCCTGCGTCTTGGCCCCGGCGAATTAAAAAGCGGGGGATTCCGGCGCGAGTCTATTTTGGCGGATACCGTTGAAGCACTGATTGGCGGGGTATTTCTGGATAGTAATATTCAGACCGTCGAGCGAATGATTTTGCAATGGTATCAAACCCGTCTGGATGAAATCAGCCCAGGGGATAAACAAAAAGATCCGAAAACGCGTTTGCAGGAATTTCTGCAAGGACGCCATCTGCCGTTACCTACTTACTTAGTCGTGCAGGTGCGTGGTGAGGCGCACGATCAGGAATTTACCATTCATTGCCAGGTCAGCGGGGTTAGCGAGCCGGTAGTGGGTACCGGGTCAAGCCGTCGTAAAGCTGAACAGGCTGCGGCGGAACAGGCCCTGAAAAAGCTGGAGCTTGAATGA
- the era gene encoding GTPase Era: MSEEQTYCGFVAIVGRPNVGKSTLLNQLLGQKVSITSRKPQTTRHRIMGIHTEGPYQAIYVDTPGLHIEEKRAINRLMNRAASSSIGDVELVIFVVEGTHWTDDDEMVINKLRDQKVPVLLAINKVDNVADKTQLLPHIQTLSEKMNFLDVVPISAEKGMNLDAIASIVRKHLPQAVHHFPEEYITDRSQRFMASEIIREKLMRFLGEELPYSVTVEIERFVTNERGGYDINGLILVEREGQKKMVIGNKGAKIKTIGIEARQDMEQMFEAKVHLELWVKVKSGWADDERALRSLGYIDDL; this comes from the coding sequence ATGAGCGAAGAACAGACCTACTGCGGCTTTGTCGCGATTGTTGGCCGACCTAACGTCGGTAAATCAACCTTGCTGAACCAGTTATTGGGGCAGAAAGTGTCTATCACCTCGCGTAAACCGCAAACCACTCGTCACCGTATCATGGGCATCCATACGGAAGGTCCCTATCAGGCGATTTATGTGGATACGCCTGGGCTACATATTGAAGAAAAACGGGCTATCAACCGCCTGATGAACCGTGCGGCCAGCAGTTCGATTGGTGATGTTGAGCTGGTTATCTTCGTGGTGGAAGGCACCCACTGGACAGACGATGACGAAATGGTCATCAACAAACTGCGTGACCAAAAAGTACCGGTATTACTGGCTATCAATAAAGTTGACAATGTGGCGGATAAAACCCAGTTGTTGCCACATATTCAGACATTGAGTGAAAAAATGAACTTCCTCGATGTGGTGCCAATCTCTGCGGAAAAAGGCATGAATCTTGATGCCATTGCCTCTATTGTGCGCAAGCATTTGCCACAAGCTGTGCACCATTTTCCCGAAGAGTACATTACCGATCGTTCGCAGCGTTTTATGGCCTCTGAGATTATCCGTGAAAAACTGATGCGTTTTCTGGGAGAAGAACTGCCGTATTCGGTGACGGTGGAAATTGAACGTTTTGTTACCAATGAGCGCGGTGGCTACGATATCAACGGCCTGATTCTGGTTGAACGTGAAGGCCAGAAAAAGATGGTGATTGGCAATAAAGGAGCCAAAATCAAAACCATCGGTATTGAAGCGCGTCAGGATATGGAGCAGATGTTTGAGGCCAAGGTGCACCTGGAACTGTGGGTGAAGGTGAAATCAGGCTGGGCAGACGATGAACGAGCGCTGCGTAGTCTGGGCTATATCGACGATCTATAA
- the recO gene encoding DNA repair protein RecO — MEGWQRAFVLHGRPYSETSLLLDLFSENEGRIRVLAKGARARRSSLKGSLQPFTPLLVRWGGRGDVKTLRNAEPVSLALPLYGPLLYSGLYVNELLMRVLELETNYSALFFDYLYCLQHLAAASGSPEPALRRFELALLEHLGYGVDFLHCAGSGEPVADTMTYRYREEKGFIASLVVDNSSFTGRELQALAAREFPDAVTLRAAKRFTRIALKPYLGGKPLKSRELFRQGLPVLSKVVPGKITR; from the coding sequence ATGGAAGGCTGGCAGCGTGCGTTTGTCTTACATGGGCGACCTTACAGCGAAACCAGCCTGCTGCTGGATCTGTTTTCTGAAAATGAAGGCCGCATCCGGGTGCTGGCAAAAGGCGCAAGGGCTCGGCGCTCTAGCCTTAAGGGGAGTCTCCAGCCGTTCACGCCACTTCTGGTGCGTTGGGGTGGGCGAGGTGACGTTAAAACCCTGCGCAATGCCGAACCGGTTTCTCTGGCATTACCGCTCTATGGCCCGCTGTTATACAGCGGGTTATATGTGAATGAGTTGCTGATGCGGGTGCTGGAGCTGGAAACCAACTATTCTGCGCTGTTTTTTGATTATCTTTATTGTTTGCAACATCTGGCGGCTGCGAGCGGTTCGCCAGAACCCGCTCTGCGCCGTTTTGAGCTCGCGTTGCTGGAACATCTCGGGTATGGCGTGGATTTTTTGCACTGTGCCGGGAGCGGAGAGCCTGTTGCTGACACCATGACGTATCGTTACCGGGAAGAAAAAGGGTTTATTGCCAGCCTGGTGGTGGATAATAGTAGTTTTACCGGGCGAGAGTTACAGGCACTGGCCGCAAGAGAGTTTCCTGATGCAGTGACACTGCGTGCCGCCAAACGTTTCACCCGTATCGCATTGAAACCCTATCTTGGTGGGAAACCATTAAAAAGCCGCGAGCTATTTCGTCAAGGCTTGCCCGTTTTGTCTAAGGTGGTTCCCGGCAAAATAACGCGGTAA
- the pdxJ gene encoding pyridoxine 5'-phosphate synthase has protein sequence MAELLLGVNIDHIATLRNARGTAYPDPVQAAFVAEQAGADGITVHLREDRRHITDRDVQLLRQTIQTRMNLEMAVTEEMLAIACDLRPHFCCLVPEKRQEVTTEGGLDVAGQIERISAAVARLNDAGILVSLFIDADRAQIDAAIASNAPYIEIHTGAYADAPNEIVRQQEFERIRDAARYASERGLKVNAGHGLTYHNVQPIAALPEMHELNIGHAIIGRAVMSGLAPAVAEMKTLMREARR, from the coding sequence ATGGCTGAATTGTTGTTAGGTGTAAATATTGATCACATCGCCACCTTGCGTAATGCGCGTGGCACGGCGTACCCCGATCCGGTTCAGGCCGCTTTTGTCGCTGAACAGGCGGGCGCAGACGGTATTACCGTGCATTTGCGTGAAGATCGCCGCCATATTACCGATCGCGATGTCCAACTGTTGCGGCAAACCATTCAAACCCGCATGAATCTTGAAATGGCCGTGACAGAGGAAATGCTGGCGATTGCCTGTGATCTCAGACCACATTTTTGTTGCCTGGTGCCAGAGAAACGCCAGGAGGTGACGACCGAAGGCGGGTTGGATGTCGCCGGGCAAATTGAGCGCATTAGTGCTGCGGTGGCTCGGTTAAATGACGCGGGGATTCTGGTTTCACTGTTTATCGATGCTGACCGGGCGCAGATTGATGCCGCTATTGCGAGTAACGCACCTTATATCGAGATTCATACCGGTGCGTATGCCGATGCACCGAATGAGATAGTGCGCCAGCAGGAATTTGAGCGTATCCGTGATGCCGCGCGTTATGCGTCAGAACGCGGGCTGAAAGTGAATGCTGGTCATGGGCTGACGTACCATAATGTGCAGCCCATTGCGGCATTACCAGAAATGCACGAGTTAAATATTGGTCACGCTATTATTGGGCGTGCGGTCATGAGTGGCTTGGCTCCCGCTGTTGCCGAGATGAAAACGCTGATGCGGGAAGCTCGTCGCTGA
- the acpS gene encoding holo-ACP synthase, giving the protein MAIVGLGTDIVEISRIEAIVSRSGDRLARRVLSEQEWLQYQAHTQPVRFLAKRFAVKEAAAKALGTGIRHGLAFAQFEVVNDALGKPGLRLLARAAELAESMGARHIHVSLADERHYACATVIIER; this is encoded by the coding sequence ATGGCGATTGTGGGGCTCGGTACGGATATTGTTGAGATTTCCCGCATAGAGGCGATTGTCAGTCGTTCTGGCGATCGCCTTGCCCGGCGTGTATTAAGTGAACAAGAGTGGCTGCAATATCAGGCGCATACTCAGCCTGTCCGCTTTCTGGCCAAGCGGTTTGCCGTAAAGGAAGCGGCGGCAAAAGCGCTCGGTACTGGCATTCGTCATGGCCTGGCGTTTGCGCAGTTTGAAGTGGTCAATGATGCGCTGGGTAAACCTGGCCTGCGTTTGCTTGCTCGTGCCGCAGAACTTGCCGAGTCGATGGGAGCACGGCATATCCATGTATCATTGGCAGACGAGCGGCATTATGCCTGCGCTACGGTCATTATCGAGCGTTGA
- a CDS encoding YfhL family 4Fe-4S dicluster ferredoxin, producing the protein MALLITAKCINCDMCEPECPNQAISMGAEIYEIDPNRCTECVGHYDIPTCQKVCPIDNTILGDPAYQESQDQLWEKFVLLHHANQL; encoded by the coding sequence ATGGCGCTACTGATTACCGCAAAATGCATTAACTGCGATATGTGTGAGCCGGAATGCCCGAATCAAGCTATCTCTATGGGTGCTGAAATCTATGAGATAGACCCAAACCGTTGTACCGAATGCGTAGGCCACTACGATATTCCCACCTGCCAGAAAGTATGCCCTATCGACAACACGATTCTTGGCGATCCAGCCTATCAGGAAAGTCAGGATCAGTTATGGGAAAAATTTGTCCTGCTGCATCACGCTAACCAACTCTGA
- the pdeH gene encoding cyclic-guanylate-specific phosphodiesterase — protein MAGHTVQQNSHINQPGSEAPFTQEVQLTDVDYWHSCHRRYRFQPIYRTSGRLMGIELLTAVFHPSAPQKFLSPEIYFTHLNVDERLNIVIEQLRLLRQWHERFVRDGLRASVNIDGVTLLALQENREAKKLLSGMPWLRFELVESLASLPNDTLSMLPEASQLWLDDFGCGVANFSSLPLAKYDCIKIARELFIMLLESHQGRQLFPSLVTLLSTYCNDVVIEGVETQEEWDVVRQSHASAAQGYFLSRPQPFENLDALRSEL, from the coding sequence ATGGCGGGACATACAGTGCAGCAAAACAGTCATATTAATCAGCCCGGCTCTGAAGCCCCCTTCACTCAGGAGGTCCAGTTAACGGATGTTGATTATTGGCATAGCTGTCACCGACGTTACAGATTTCAGCCCATTTACCGCACGTCGGGTCGGCTAATGGGCATTGAATTGTTGACCGCTGTTTTTCATCCATCTGCGCCACAAAAGTTTCTTTCCCCTGAAATATATTTCACCCACCTTAATGTCGATGAGCGTTTAAACATAGTGATTGAGCAACTGCGTTTGTTGCGTCAATGGCATGAGCGCTTTGTGCGCGATGGTTTGAGAGCATCGGTAAATATCGATGGTGTCACATTGCTGGCATTGCAGGAAAACCGTGAAGCCAAGAAGTTACTTTCAGGTATGCCGTGGTTGCGCTTCGAATTGGTTGAAAGTCTGGCCAGCCTTCCTAATGATACGCTGTCAATGCTGCCGGAAGCCAGTCAGCTTTGGCTGGATGATTTTGGTTGCGGAGTGGCTAATTTTTCATCGCTGCCCCTGGCAAAGTATGATTGCATCAAGATTGCGCGTGAACTTTTTATTATGCTGCTGGAGAGCCATCAGGGAAGGCAACTTTTTCCCTCACTGGTGACACTGCTGTCGACATATTGCAATGATGTTGTGATTGAAGGGGTCGAGACACAAGAGGAGTGGGATGTTGTCCGGCAATCTCATGCCTCTGCGGCTCAAGGGTATTTCCTGTCACGTCCCCAGCCATTTGAAAACCTTGATGCCCTGCGCTCAGAGCTTTAA
- a CDS encoding sensor domain-containing protein, protein MYEIIITLLIVLLGISSARTRKFQEKANAEQKKQDFLNMVFFAAEYSPSSIMIANESSEIVYVNRQFTVMSGYEPEEVIGRKTNILSSGMTNASVYEELWSTLNKGEIWNGEFINRKKNGQLYWEKASIVKIYNKASDAVQYVSIKMDITERKTQEHHDNSYNRALELLSSGAPLKDILDAIIFSVEEKNPGRIVCSVLLVDKEKRCLTLGSAPSLPGFYKNAIHNVKIADGAASFGTAAYSGKRVIAEDISTHPHWTLYKGLALYAGLRSCWSEPIFGQNKEILGVLSVYHRKVYSPTEDEIASIEKSAQLVSVAIERYRAIDMLRRSEEHYRQLAHYDSLTSLANGLTFAEQMEQAIQLSRQTGRKIALMFLDLDKFKQINDTFGHATGDLLLKEAAARMRGAVRETDTVYRRSGDEFIILLQGIKEVENTLYVADKIHHALNESFYIEGKKLDISCSIGIALYPEHGTDSLTLAINADAAMYQAKALGRSQTQIYHDLNTHQ, encoded by the coding sequence GTGTATGAAATTATAATAACCCTATTAATAGTACTCTTGGGGATTTCGTCTGCAAGGACTCGCAAATTTCAGGAAAAAGCTAACGCAGAGCAAAAAAAGCAGGACTTCCTGAACATGGTGTTTTTCGCCGCTGAATACAGCCCTTCATCCATTATGATCGCTAATGAAAGCAGCGAAATTGTGTACGTAAACCGGCAGTTCACAGTGATGTCAGGCTATGAACCCGAAGAGGTGATAGGGCGCAAGACAAATATATTAAGTTCTGGAATGACCAATGCGAGCGTGTATGAAGAGTTGTGGAGCACGCTCAATAAAGGTGAAATCTGGAACGGTGAGTTTATTAACCGTAAAAAAAATGGGCAGTTGTATTGGGAAAAAGCCAGCATTGTCAAAATCTATAATAAAGCCAGCGATGCGGTTCAGTACGTCAGCATCAAAATGGACATTACTGAGCGTAAAACCCAGGAGCATCATGACAACTCTTACAACCGTGCTTTGGAACTCCTATCCAGTGGCGCTCCGCTGAAAGATATTCTGGATGCGATAATTTTTAGCGTTGAGGAGAAAAATCCCGGCCGGATAGTGTGCTCAGTGTTGCTGGTAGATAAAGAGAAACGTTGCCTGACTCTCGGTTCTGCGCCAAGTCTGCCCGGTTTTTACAAAAATGCTATCCACAACGTCAAAATTGCCGATGGTGCGGCCTCATTTGGTACCGCAGCGTACAGTGGTAAGCGTGTTATTGCTGAAGATATCTCCACGCATCCGCACTGGACACTCTATAAAGGTCTGGCGTTGTATGCCGGGCTGCGTTCTTGTTGGTCTGAGCCTATTTTTGGTCAGAACAAAGAGATTCTTGGCGTGTTGAGCGTTTACCACCGTAAGGTTTATTCACCGACTGAAGATGAAATTGCGTCAATCGAAAAATCGGCGCAGTTGGTTTCAGTTGCGATCGAGCGCTATCGTGCAATTGATATGCTGCGCCGCAGTGAAGAGCACTATCGTCAACTGGCGCATTACGACTCGTTGACCTCGCTGGCGAACGGCCTGACATTTGCCGAACAAATGGAGCAGGCTATCCAGCTTTCACGGCAGACTGGCAGAAAGATTGCGCTGATGTTCCTTGATCTGGATAAATTTAAACAAATCAATGATACCTTCGGCCATGCCACAGGGGATTTATTATTAAAAGAAGCGGCGGCGCGCATGCGTGGCGCGGTGCGTGAGACCGATACCGTATACCGACGCAGTGGCGATGAGTTCATTATCCTGCTTCAGGGAATTAAAGAGGTGGAGAACACGTTATATGTGGCAGACAAAATTCATCATGCGTTAAATGAGTCGTTTTATATTGAAGGTAAAAAGCTCGATATCTCATGTAGTATTGGTATTGCGCTGTATCCTGAGCACGGCACCGATTCGCTCACTCTGGCCATCAATGCGGATGCAGCGATGTACCAGGCGAAAGCACTGGGACGCAGCCAGACCCAGATTTACCATGATTTGAACACACATCAGTAG
- a CDS encoding HlyD family efflux transporter periplasmic adaptor subunit, with amino-acid sequence MRRTNVFHKLCIYFSGRQSRCVDDLPDVIKNQREDTPYLIRLSVWVMLAFVVFLISWSAFINIDEVVRAQGKTVYQLQRYSVQASQSGELSDMYVHEGQIVNIGDPLMRLEHNQQALSGTSQNRTDQLFLVMSPIKGIISRILVNSTAGRIQRGQTLAEITPLDDKLQIEAYVRPQDIAFLRPGQNATVTFTAYDYTTYGGLKAFVDLIHTEMMTGQSGDNFYLVRLHAEKNYLGNIDKPLLILPGMTANIDIISGRKTLLSYVFKPIKQVQKEALRER; translated from the coding sequence ATGCGTCGCACTAATGTTTTTCACAAACTCTGCATCTATTTTTCCGGCCGCCAAAGCCGATGTGTTGACGACTTACCGGATGTCATAAAGAACCAGCGGGAAGACACGCCCTACCTTATCCGGCTTTCGGTGTGGGTGATGCTGGCTTTTGTTGTATTTTTGATAAGCTGGTCTGCGTTTATCAATATCGATGAAGTGGTTCGTGCTCAGGGAAAAACCGTTTATCAATTGCAGCGTTACAGCGTACAGGCATCACAAAGCGGCGAGCTGAGTGATATGTATGTACACGAAGGGCAAATCGTGAATATCGGTGATCCGCTGATGCGCCTTGAACACAATCAGCAAGCGCTTTCCGGCACAAGTCAGAATAGAACGGATCAGCTATTTCTGGTGATGTCTCCTATCAAAGGCATCATCAGTCGTATTTTGGTCAACAGCACAGCGGGCCGGATTCAGCGTGGCCAGACGCTGGCTGAAATCACACCACTGGATGACAAATTGCAAATTGAAGCATATGTGCGCCCACAAGATATCGCTTTTTTGCGCCCCGGCCAGAATGCAACGGTCACTTTTACCGCTTATGACTACACCACTTACGGTGGCCTGAAAGCCTTCGTTGATTTGATTCATACAGAGATGATGACTGGCCAGTCAGGCGATAATTTTTATCTTGTCAGACTGCATGCAGAAAAAAATTACCTGGGAAATATCGATAAACCGTTACTGATTCTACCGGGCATGACCGCCAACATTGATATTATCAGCGGAAGAAAAACACTACTCAGTTACGTGTTTAAACCTATCAAACAGGTGCAAAAAGAAGCGTTACGGGAAAGGTAG
- a CDS encoding type I secretion system permease/ATPase — MNTHHAHPPGSEERRPSSPHQDPRGRHDDPLLDSLLVLCQLQGKPVSRTTLTAGLPLEEHRLPSHLLPRAAGRAGLRARILKRSLHDIPVMSLPAMLLLREGRAAILVGWASDGSARLMTGETDGGEIRVDHNTLQQNYLGLVMFAQPAHRVETARPSQRVHGRHWLRHMLGFSRGLYLDALAASLLINLIALFIPLFVMQVYDRIIPNQTLTSLWVLACGIGIALLFDVILRTLRSLCIDIASKKTDLMLSATLFERVLGMMLAARPARTGVLTHQIRTFQTLRETLSPTLLGAVLDMPFMLLSLMLLWILGGVLVWVPLLAAVAILLMNWLIQHRDSHIQADIQQLANARQAVLTESLNSLDMLKINNAQGEQQYQWEQACAALNQLSYRARIWAALALHLTQYVQRLASVLVIIFGVYLLWDNKLTPGSLVACYLLTNRALLTLEPLSELLGRYRHIRYSLEEAHHLMQLPQEHNTNAYPLKRERIQGSIEFRDVTFSYPEQKNRALIDINLSISPGEKVGIIGRTGSGKSSLEKLAVNLYTPTHGNLLVDGLDARQLDIADLRHHVGYVPQDIQLFYGTLRDNLLCGARYIDDDTMLRVAEMAGVNDFARLHPDGYNLQVGERGMHLSGGQRQAVAIARALLLDPPILIMDEPTSAMDNSSEDRFKQALHPYLVDKTLLLVTHRVSMLTLVDRLVILDKGRIIADGPKAIVLDALRKGQINASH; from the coding sequence ATGAATACACATCATGCTCATCCTCCCGGTAGTGAAGAACGTCGTCCCTCTTCGCCGCATCAGGACCCACGGGGCCGTCATGACGACCCACTGCTTGATAGCCTGCTGGTTCTCTGCCAGCTACAGGGTAAACCTGTTAGCCGCACGACACTAACGGCGGGGCTGCCTCTGGAAGAACATCGCCTACCGTCTCATTTGCTGCCGCGTGCTGCCGGGCGTGCAGGATTACGCGCCCGTATACTCAAACGCTCACTGCATGATATTCCGGTCATGTCACTGCCGGCCATGCTGCTGTTGCGTGAGGGGCGCGCGGCCATTCTCGTCGGCTGGGCAAGCGATGGCTCGGCACGGCTCATGACCGGAGAAACCGACGGTGGGGAAATCAGGGTCGATCACAACACATTACAGCAGAATTACCTCGGACTAGTGATGTTTGCCCAGCCCGCTCACCGGGTTGAAACGGCGCGCCCTTCACAACGGGTACACGGTCGCCACTGGCTGCGCCATATGCTCGGTTTTTCCCGAGGGCTGTACCTGGATGCACTCGCCGCCAGCCTGCTGATTAATCTTATTGCCCTCTTTATCCCGCTGTTTGTGATGCAAGTCTATGACCGGATCATTCCCAATCAAACCCTGACTTCGCTGTGGGTACTGGCCTGTGGCATCGGCATTGCTCTGTTGTTTGACGTTATCCTGCGAACACTGCGCAGTCTGTGCATTGATATTGCCAGCAAAAAAACCGACCTGATGCTCTCTGCTACGCTGTTTGAGCGGGTTCTCGGTATGATGCTGGCAGCTCGCCCGGCCCGAACCGGTGTGCTGACACATCAAATTCGTACTTTTCAGACGCTGCGAGAAACCTTATCGCCCACCCTATTGGGTGCGGTGCTCGACATGCCGTTTATGCTGTTAAGTCTCATGTTGCTATGGATATTAGGTGGTGTGCTGGTTTGGGTTCCGCTACTGGCTGCGGTGGCTATTTTGCTGATGAACTGGCTAATACAACACCGTGATAGCCACATTCAGGCTGACATACAGCAGTTGGCAAACGCGCGTCAGGCCGTGCTGACTGAAAGCCTCAACAGTCTGGATATGCTCAAAATCAATAATGCGCAGGGTGAACAACAATACCAATGGGAACAAGCCTGTGCGGCACTCAATCAGTTAAGTTACCGCGCCAGAATCTGGGCTGCGCTGGCGCTTCATCTGACACAATACGTACAACGTCTTGCCAGCGTGTTGGTCATTATTTTTGGCGTCTATCTGCTTTGGGATAATAAACTCACGCCTGGCTCACTGGTTGCCTGCTACCTGCTGACGAACCGGGCACTATTAACGCTAGAGCCGTTGTCTGAACTGTTGGGCCGCTATCGACATATTCGTTATTCGCTGGAAGAAGCCCACCATCTGATGCAACTGCCGCAGGAACACAACACAAACGCCTACCCGCTTAAACGCGAGCGCATTCAAGGCAGCATCGAATTTCGCGATGTCACTTTCAGCTATCCAGAGCAAAAAAACCGCGCGCTAATCGATATCAACCTGTCTATCTCCCCTGGAGAGAAGGTCGGGATTATTGGTCGTACCGGTTCGGGCAAAAGCTCACTGGAAAAACTGGCCGTTAACCTTTACACGCCAACGCATGGCAATCTGTTGGTTGACGGCCTCGATGCCAGACAACTTGATATTGCCGACTTACGCCATCATGTCGGTTATGTCCCACAGGATATCCAGCTTTTTTATGGCACATTGCGAGATAACCTGCTTTGTGGAGCTCGATATATCGATGACGACACCATGCTACGCGTGGCGGAAATGGCTGGAGTTAACGACTTTGCCCGGCTGCACCCTGATGGCTACAACCTTCAGGTCGGTGAGCGGGGAATGCACCTGTCCGGTGGGCAGCGTCAGGCCGTTGCCATCGCCAGAGCGCTGCTTTTAGACCCACCCATCCTGATTATGGATGAACCAACCAGCGCGATGGATAACAGCAGTGAAGACCGTTTCAAACAAGCGCTGCACCCTTATCTTGTGGATAAAACCCTGCTGCTGGTCACTCACCGGGTTTCCATGCTAACCCTGGTAGACCGGCTAGTCATTCTGGACAAAGGGCGCATTATTGCCGATGGCCCAAAAGCGATTGTTCTGGATGCATTAAGAAAAGGGCAAATCAATGCGTCGCACTAA